A stretch of Crossiella cryophila DNA encodes these proteins:
- a CDS encoding ATP-binding protein — protein sequence MDSHKHEFGGELRRRRERAGFSLGAFAKLIHYSKSHLSKVETGCAAGNREFAQKCDIALEANGALLALMRDRPHRRAGTRTAAVTGLPPVTRHFTGRERERKAIVAVLRDMSTEGVCVLSGMAGVGKTALALRSAWDVADLFPDGCLFLDLDGQALAGAQATAHDILDLLLRLLGVPGEQIPPQFDARANLYRSRLRGKRLLVVLDNAAGTAQVAPLIPAEPRCSLMITSRNKLNALDDAVRVNVDVLPHAEAVTLFRAIAGDRVSAAPDELVARVVQLCGRLPLAIRIAGSRLRTGANASLQDFERRLAEETSRLGVLDDGERSVAAAFALSYRELPLDQARVFRLLALHPGRVIETDDIAALADVDLEQATVLADRIGDTHLVTHTADGHVILHDLIRDFARALPEVEEQGAAVRRLLDHNLQLTRTSDEFLAPHRYRVQLDLPDLPVSSTALPDRESALAWFDRRWPTLVGLCGLAATQRLHRHCWQLAFLLRDYFFQSKLWDQWIGTHRTAAAAARVAGDNRALALTLNNLGIAYADRGELEQATGHYEEASDLFREAGDEHGLINAASNMAWAALYLGDHERAWHELWTAGAAYRRLGNKRNAAIALRGVSLAEVELGRHDDAVAHADESYDRFRELDLPLDMTMSLNSSAWAHFRADQHELAAERYRLAAASASDCGSPYEHARALIGLGNVHAAAGRSAEAQAEWTRADELHPPLDQRMVGEARVRAGD from the coding sequence ATGGACTCGCACAAGCATGAGTTCGGTGGCGAACTGCGCAGGCGACGTGAACGCGCAGGGTTTTCCCTGGGGGCCTTCGCCAAACTGATCCACTACAGCAAGAGCCACCTCAGCAAGGTGGAAACCGGCTGTGCTGCAGGCAACCGGGAATTCGCCCAGAAGTGCGACATCGCCTTGGAAGCGAACGGGGCGCTGCTGGCCCTCATGCGCGACAGACCGCACCGGCGAGCCGGTACCCGCACAGCAGCCGTGACCGGCCTGCCGCCGGTGACCCGGCACTTCACCGGTCGCGAACGGGAACGGAAAGCCATCGTCGCGGTTCTCCGTGACATGAGCACGGAGGGCGTGTGCGTGTTGAGCGGCATGGCTGGCGTGGGGAAGACCGCGCTGGCGTTGCGCAGCGCCTGGGACGTGGCTGACCTCTTCCCTGACGGCTGCCTCTTCCTCGACTTGGATGGCCAGGCGCTGGCCGGCGCGCAAGCCACCGCACACGACATCCTCGACCTGCTGCTCCGATTGCTCGGCGTGCCCGGCGAGCAGATCCCGCCGCAGTTTGACGCCCGGGCGAACCTCTACCGCAGCCGACTGCGCGGCAAGAGGCTCCTGGTGGTGCTGGACAACGCGGCAGGTACCGCTCAAGTTGCCCCACTCATACCTGCGGAACCGAGGTGCAGTCTGATGATCACCAGTCGCAACAAGCTCAATGCGCTCGATGACGCGGTTCGCGTCAACGTCGACGTGCTGCCCCATGCCGAAGCCGTGACGCTGTTCCGTGCGATCGCTGGGGATCGCGTCAGCGCCGCACCTGATGAGTTGGTCGCCCGAGTTGTGCAGCTGTGCGGCCGGCTGCCCCTCGCGATCCGCATCGCGGGGTCTCGGTTGCGTACGGGCGCCAACGCGTCGTTGCAGGACTTCGAGCGGCGCCTGGCGGAGGAGACCTCCAGACTGGGCGTCCTCGACGACGGGGAGCGCAGTGTCGCGGCCGCGTTCGCCCTGTCATACCGGGAACTCCCGCTGGACCAGGCCCGGGTCTTCAGACTGCTGGCCCTGCATCCGGGACGCGTCATCGAGACCGACGACATCGCGGCGCTCGCCGATGTCGACCTCGAACAGGCCACCGTTCTGGCCGACCGCATTGGCGACACGCACCTCGTGACCCACACGGCGGATGGTCACGTGATCCTGCACGACCTCATCCGCGACTTCGCGCGCGCCCTCCCTGAGGTCGAGGAGCAGGGCGCGGCGGTTCGCCGGCTGCTCGACCACAACCTGCAGCTCACCAGGACGAGTGACGAATTCCTTGCGCCGCACCGCTACCGGGTGCAGCTCGACCTTCCGGATCTGCCGGTGTCCTCCACGGCGTTGCCGGACCGTGAGAGCGCTCTGGCCTGGTTCGACCGGCGCTGGCCCACCCTGGTCGGCCTGTGCGGGTTGGCCGCCACCCAACGGCTCCACCGCCACTGCTGGCAGCTCGCTTTTCTGCTGCGCGACTACTTCTTCCAGTCGAAGCTGTGGGACCAGTGGATCGGAACTCACCGCACGGCTGCTGCGGCAGCCCGTGTGGCAGGTGACAACCGTGCCTTGGCTCTGACGTTGAACAACCTGGGCATCGCGTACGCCGACCGCGGTGAGTTGGAGCAGGCGACCGGCCACTACGAGGAGGCGTCGGACCTCTTCCGCGAGGCCGGGGACGAGCACGGTCTGATCAACGCCGCCTCAAACATGGCCTGGGCAGCGTTGTATCTGGGCGACCACGAGCGCGCGTGGCATGAGCTGTGGACCGCCGGGGCCGCGTACCGGCGCCTTGGGAACAAACGCAACGCGGCGATCGCGTTGCGCGGGGTCTCCCTGGCGGAGGTGGAACTCGGCCGGCACGACGACGCCGTCGCACACGCGGACGAATCGTACGACCGGTTCCGGGAGCTGGACCTCCCCCTGGACATGACCATGTCGCTCAACAGCTCAGCGTGGGCACACTTCAGAGCGGATCAGCACGAACTCGCCGCCGAGCGGTACCGGCTGGCCGCGGCGTCGGCCAGCGACTGCGGCAGCCCATACGAACACGCCCGCGCGCTCATCGGGCTTGGCAACGTCCACGCCGCCGCGGGGCGTTCCGCCGAGGCACAGGCGGAGTGGACGCGAGCCGACGAATTGCACCCGCCCCTGGATCAGAGAATGGTCGGGGAAGCACGTGTACGGGCTGGCGACTGA
- a CDS encoding ATP-binding protein, with protein MDNNAMSGVTGNVVQAATIVGGVHIHATDEARSVPRQLPALARGFTGREPLLATIDEAMGNTPPDTVPVVVLSGMGGVGKTALAVSWASAAAERFPGGQLYVDLRGYGPDEPLPPGEVLGGFLRALGMAPEWMPTDTGQRASTFRSLVAGRQVLVLLDNARDAEQVRPLLPGPGSSVIVTSRSPLTGLVVTQGATPVPVDVLGTEEALALLRTLLGPQGEEEPHTVATLARHCTHLPLALRVVAGLVRSVPARPLAEVAATLIDEHRRLDSLDVGDPRTAVRTVFSWSYHRLPAHQARMFRLLGRVPGATAPKQALAALAGVSLAVADRLLEALAEAQLVTATANHRIGMHDLLRLYASELVERDDGDERFEATTRLFDHYLHGTDQADRLLTPNRFRIPLEGLPREVPSFPDQDAALAWMVAEQEVLTGLLQLEDYRLDVRSWQLAYTMRGYFFLTKDWDAWIRTHELALTATVRLKDRKAEASTRNNLSMALLERGSVEAAERHCWAALQIFDDLGDLRGAGNALGNCAWVLHRRGDHEGALEQVTRALGNYHRCGARTNAGITLRSIAIFETALGRYEIAIRHIHEAMAIFEERSSLLNMAMALNCLGETHHQSGDLRAADQAHEEAITLARAQGSAFEEARAHHGRARVAVLFGDHEQAVTEFEAALELFTRLSAFEGEEVAAELTRLRP; from the coding sequence ATGGACAACAACGCGATGTCGGGTGTGACTGGCAATGTCGTGCAGGCGGCGACGATCGTGGGAGGTGTCCACATCCACGCCACTGACGAGGCGAGATCCGTGCCCCGACAGTTACCTGCGCTGGCGCGTGGGTTCACCGGGCGCGAGCCGCTGCTCGCCACCATCGACGAGGCGATGGGCAATACCCCGCCCGATACCGTGCCGGTAGTGGTGTTGTCGGGCATGGGCGGAGTGGGGAAGACCGCCCTCGCGGTCTCATGGGCGTCAGCGGCCGCTGAGCGCTTTCCCGGCGGCCAGTTGTACGTGGACCTGCGGGGGTATGGACCAGACGAGCCGTTGCCACCAGGTGAGGTGCTGGGTGGTTTCCTGAGGGCGCTTGGTATGGCCCCGGAATGGATGCCAACAGACACGGGGCAGCGCGCATCCACCTTTCGATCACTGGTGGCCGGGCGGCAGGTGCTCGTCCTGCTCGACAACGCGCGGGACGCCGAGCAGGTTCGTCCCCTGCTGCCGGGCCCGGGGTCAAGCGTCATCGTGACGAGCCGCAGCCCATTGACCGGCCTGGTGGTGACACAGGGGGCCACACCTGTACCCGTAGACGTACTCGGCACCGAGGAGGCACTCGCTCTGCTACGCACCCTCCTGGGTCCACAGGGCGAGGAGGAGCCTCACACCGTCGCCACGTTGGCGCGGCACTGCACGCATCTGCCACTGGCCCTGCGCGTCGTCGCTGGCCTCGTGCGGTCCGTCCCGGCACGACCACTCGCCGAGGTGGCGGCGACGCTGATCGACGAGCACCGGCGACTCGACTCGCTGGATGTCGGTGATCCACGCACAGCAGTACGCACGGTGTTCTCGTGGTCCTATCACCGGCTTCCAGCGCACCAGGCGAGGATGTTCCGCCTGCTGGGCCGGGTTCCCGGGGCGACCGCGCCGAAGCAGGCGCTCGCCGCGTTGGCCGGTGTCTCCCTGGCGGTGGCCGATCGCCTGTTGGAGGCGCTCGCCGAGGCACAACTGGTGACAGCGACCGCGAACCACCGGATAGGCATGCACGACCTCCTCCGCCTATACGCGTCGGAACTCGTGGAGCGAGACGACGGGGACGAGCGGTTCGAGGCCACCACACGCTTGTTCGACCACTATCTGCATGGTACGGACCAGGCCGACCGGTTGTTGACGCCCAACCGGTTCCGCATCCCCCTGGAGGGACTGCCCCGCGAAGTACCGTCCTTCCCCGACCAGGACGCGGCGCTGGCTTGGATGGTTGCTGAGCAGGAGGTCCTCACCGGGTTGCTCCAACTCGAGGACTACCGCTTGGACGTTCGGAGCTGGCAGCTGGCGTACACGATGCGCGGCTACTTCTTCCTCACCAAGGACTGGGATGCCTGGATCCGCACGCACGAACTCGCCCTCACCGCAACTGTGCGCCTGAAGGACCGGAAGGCCGAGGCATCAACGCGTAACAACCTCAGCATGGCGTTGCTGGAACGGGGATCGGTGGAGGCTGCTGAACGCCACTGCTGGGCCGCACTGCAAATCTTCGACGACTTGGGCGACCTGCGCGGCGCAGGCAACGCCCTGGGTAACTGCGCGTGGGTCCTGCACAGGAGAGGGGACCACGAAGGTGCGCTGGAGCAGGTGACCCGGGCGCTGGGGAACTACCACCGCTGTGGCGCACGCACGAACGCCGGGATCACCTTGCGCAGCATAGCGATCTTCGAGACGGCATTGGGCAGGTACGAGATCGCGATCCGTCACATCCACGAGGCGATGGCGATATTTGAGGAGCGCTCGTCGTTGCTAAACATGGCGATGGCGCTCAACTGCCTGGGCGAGACACACCACCAGTCCGGCGACCTGCGAGCGGCCGACCAGGCGCACGAGGAGGCGATCACCCTGGCGCGCGCGCAGGGCAGCGCGTTCGAGGAGGCCCGCGCCCATCACGGCCGGGCGCGGGTCGCCGTGCTGTTCGGCGACCACGAACAGGCCGTGACCGAGTTCGAGGCCGCGTTGGAGCTGTTCACCCGGTTGTCCGCGTTCGAGGGGGAGGAAGTGGCGGCGGAACTGACCAGGCTGCGCCCCTGA
- a CDS encoding small ribosomal subunit Rsm22 family protein: protein MTALPEQLQSALDTALRRFPQQELARAVTRLITRYRQGEAATTPILVTPVDAAAYAGYRMPGTYAAVRSALTEIARQLPDFAPRSLIDVGGGTGTAVWAATETWPSLAELTVVEQAPEVVALGRRLMAESPRLRGTAWQRGRIDPAAEAPRADVVTLSYVLGELPEAVRAATVRWLGQSAGLLVLIEPGTPAGYERILRARDELIGAGRDVVAPCPHQRACPIPAGEDWCHFSARLPRVGAHRVIKEGSLNFEDEKFSYVAVVGAGVAGVGGGEAGGVGAGGREAAGGVVSGGAGAGGAGVVVGRAANRVLRHPVKRKGLVALRLCTGADGLAEVTVTKRHGVDYRAARDVEWGEEWAPSMPDRD from the coding sequence ATGACCGCCCTGCCCGAGCAGCTCCAGTCCGCATTGGACACTGCCCTGCGCCGCTTCCCGCAACAGGAACTGGCCCGCGCGGTCACCCGCCTGATCACCCGCTACCGCCAGGGCGAGGCCGCCACCACCCCCATCCTGGTCACCCCGGTCGACGCCGCCGCCTACGCCGGCTACCGGATGCCCGGCACCTACGCCGCCGTCCGCTCCGCCCTGACCGAGATCGCCCGCCAACTCCCGGACTTCGCCCCCCGCAGCCTGATCGACGTCGGCGGCGGAACCGGCACGGCGGTGTGGGCGGCGACGGAGACCTGGCCGTCACTGGCGGAGTTGACGGTGGTGGAGCAGGCGCCGGAGGTCGTCGCGCTGGGGCGGCGGTTGATGGCGGAGTCGCCGCGGCTGCGGGGGACGGCGTGGCAGCGGGGGCGGATCGACCCGGCGGCGGAGGCACCGCGGGCGGATGTGGTGACGCTGTCCTATGTGCTGGGCGAGTTGCCGGAAGCTGTGCGGGCGGCGACGGTGCGGTGGCTGGGTCAGTCGGCGGGGTTGCTGGTGTTGATCGAGCCGGGGACGCCCGCGGGGTATGAGCGGATTTTGCGGGCGCGGGATGAGTTGATCGGGGCGGGGCGGGATGTGGTGGCGCCTTGTCCGCATCAGCGGGCTTGTCCGATTCCGGCTGGGGAGGATTGGTGCCATTTTTCGGCTCGGTTGCCGCGGGTTGGGGCGCATCGGGTGATCAAGGAGGGGTCGCTCAACTTCGAGGATGAGAAGTTCTCGTATGTGGCGGTGGTTGGGGCGGGGGTGGCTGGGGTTGGCGGGGGCGAGGCCGGGGGCGTGGGGGCTGGGGGGCGGGAAGCCGCGGGCGGGGTTGTGAGTGGGGGCGCGGGGGCTGGTGGGGCTGGGGTTGTGGTGGGGCGGGCGGCTAATCGGGTGTTGCGGCATCCGGTGAAGCGGAAGGGGTTGGTGGCGTTGCGGTTGTGCACGGGGGCGGATGGGTTGGCTGAGGTGACCGTGACGAAGCGGCATGGGGTGGATTACCGGGCGGCGCGGGATGTCGAGTGGGGGGAGGAGTGGGCGCCGAGCATGCCGGATCGCGACTGA
- a CDS encoding FMN-dependent NADH-azoreductase, producing MTLLRVDTSIRTEGSVSRALGDTFEQSWLTARPGTPVRRRDVGRHPLPADVWPRSVSTVWTPAEEWTEEQRAAAGLATELADELLGADGLLLTAPLYNFGVPTQAKAWIDLLLTEPRLSPAKGQQPLKGRPAALIVTRGGGYGPGTPREGWDHGTPWLHRILNDVLAMDVRVVDAELTLADVNPAMAELRELAAQSREQAHTLAGKVAPELAGIVAA from the coding sequence ATGACTCTGCTGCGCGTGGACACGAGCATCAGGACCGAGGGCTCGGTCAGCCGGGCACTGGGCGACACCTTCGAGCAGAGCTGGCTGACCGCCCGTCCCGGCACCCCGGTCCGCCGCCGGGACGTGGGCCGACACCCGCTGCCCGCCGACGTCTGGCCGCGGTCGGTGTCCACGGTCTGGACCCCGGCCGAGGAGTGGACCGAGGAGCAGCGCGCGGCGGCGGGGCTGGCCACCGAACTGGCCGATGAGCTGCTCGGCGCGGACGGCCTGCTGCTGACCGCCCCGCTGTACAACTTCGGCGTGCCGACCCAGGCCAAGGCGTGGATCGACCTGCTGCTGACCGAACCGCGGCTGTCCCCCGCGAAGGGTCAGCAGCCGCTCAAGGGCAGGCCGGCGGCGCTGATCGTGACCCGCGGCGGTGGCTACGGGCCGGGCACCCCGCGCGAGGGCTGGGACCACGGCACGCCGTGGCTGCACCGGATCCTCAACGACGTCTTGGCGATGGACGTGCGTGTGGTCGACGCCGAACTGACCCTGGCCGACGTCAATCCCGCAATGGCCGAGCTGCGCGAACTGGCCGCGCAGTCCCGGGAACAGGCGCACACGCTGGCCGGGAAGGTCGCCCCGGAACTGGCCGGGATCGTCGCCGCCTGA
- a CDS encoding MarR family winged helix-turn-helix transcriptional regulator, translated as MDQHQRRPAQFDFGLALGAVVRGYFKAADRAVDDLPGGPRGYQVLSAAARGEAPSQIALAQQLGVDRTVMTYLLDDLERAGFVERRPDPADRRSRQIVITETGQAELCRLERRLSAVEDTVLTPLDESEREVLRGMLARLAAYAGDVPNACQVAEHALAAEKLGPTGLP; from the coding sequence GTGGACCAGCACCAGCGACGACCTGCGCAGTTCGACTTCGGGCTGGCGCTGGGCGCGGTCGTGCGGGGGTACTTCAAGGCAGCCGATCGCGCCGTGGACGACCTGCCCGGCGGCCCGCGCGGCTACCAGGTGCTCTCCGCCGCCGCCCGCGGCGAGGCGCCCAGCCAGATCGCGCTGGCCCAGCAGCTCGGCGTGGACCGCACCGTGATGACCTACCTGCTCGACGACCTGGAACGCGCCGGCTTCGTCGAGCGCCGCCCCGATCCGGCCGACCGCCGCTCCCGGCAGATCGTGATCACCGAGACCGGCCAGGCCGAGCTGTGCAGGCTGGAACGCAGGCTCAGCGCGGTCGAGGACACCGTGCTCACCCCCCTCGATGAGTCCGAGCGCGAGGTGCTGCGCGGGATGCTGGCCCGCCTGGCCGCCTACGCCGGCGACGTGCCCAACGCCTGCCAGGTCGCCGAACACGCCCTGGCCGCCGAGAAACTGGGCCCGACCGGCTTGCCGTAG
- a CDS encoding winged helix-turn-helix transcriptional regulator: MKVRTRLTHCAVEAAMQVVTGKWKVHILWALSPRPRRFGELRRLLPGVSEKVLIDQLRELMTDEIVHRDSQPGPVPHVEYSLTARGAALNEALRPLGAWGREHL; the protein is encoded by the coding sequence ATGAAGGTGCGGACGCGGTTGACGCACTGCGCGGTGGAGGCCGCGATGCAGGTGGTCACCGGCAAGTGGAAGGTGCACATCCTGTGGGCGCTCAGTCCGCGGCCGCGCCGGTTCGGCGAGCTGCGGCGGTTGCTGCCGGGGGTCAGCGAGAAGGTGCTCATCGACCAGCTGCGTGAGCTGATGACCGACGAGATCGTGCACCGGGACAGCCAGCCGGGCCCCGTGCCGCACGTGGAGTACTCGCTGACCGCGCGCGGCGCGGCGCTCAACGAGGCGCTGCGCCCGCTCGGCGCGTGGGGCCGCGAACACCTGTGA
- a CDS encoding NAD(P)-dependent oxidoreductase, protein MLGLGRMGAAIAGAFLDSGYATTVWNRSADKADTLVECGALKAADLAAAVAENDIILVCVLDYPALYELLEPVRETLSGKVLVNLTSGLPSEARAAADWARGLGLRYLDGAVLAVPPAVGQPQTQLFYAGEQQVYRDCAEVLGALGTSVYFGADPGSAAQYDLALLGILWATLTSALQGFALTGSGERLLPFAESWLTNVVLPSIRGAAKQVDSGDYGGAVSTVSLNAHGLAKMIQAGREQGIASDLMTPIKEFLDRRLADGFGQDSLASIVEVIRNPGAPRPAGPVRHR, encoded by the coding sequence GTGCTTGGACTCGGTCGGATGGGCGCGGCGATCGCCGGAGCCTTCCTTGATTCCGGATATGCGACAACAGTGTGGAACCGATCCGCCGACAAAGCGGATACATTGGTGGAATGCGGCGCACTAAAAGCGGCTGACCTGGCCGCCGCGGTCGCCGAAAACGACATCATCCTGGTCTGCGTACTCGATTATCCGGCGCTGTACGAGCTGCTCGAACCAGTACGCGAAACCCTGTCCGGCAAGGTGCTGGTGAACCTCACCTCCGGCCTGCCCAGCGAGGCCCGCGCGGCCGCGGACTGGGCGCGTGGACTCGGCCTGCGCTACCTCGACGGCGCCGTATTGGCCGTGCCGCCGGCGGTCGGCCAGCCTCAGACGCAGCTCTTCTACGCTGGTGAGCAGCAGGTCTACCGGGATTGCGCGGAGGTGCTCGGCGCACTGGGCACCTCGGTGTACTTCGGCGCCGACCCGGGCAGCGCTGCCCAGTACGACCTCGCCCTGCTCGGCATCCTGTGGGCCACCCTGACCAGCGCGTTGCAGGGATTCGCGCTCACCGGATCGGGGGAGCGGCTGCTGCCTTTCGCTGAATCCTGGCTCACGAATGTCGTGCTGCCCAGTATCCGGGGCGCGGCGAAACAGGTCGATTCCGGCGACTACGGCGGCGCGGTGTCCACCGTTTCCCTGAACGCGCACGGACTGGCCAAAATGATCCAGGCCGGGCGCGAACAGGGAATAGCGTCCGACCTGATGACGCCCATCAAGGAATTCCTGGACCGGCGTCTGGCCGACGGATTCGGTCAGGACAGCCTGGCCAGCATTGTCGAGGTCATCCGGAACCCTGGTGCACCGCGGCCAGCCGGGCCAGTTCGTCATCGGTGA
- a CDS encoding aldo/keto reductase: MTSETITAADAGSWTLGDRTVHRLGFGAMRLTHQADGSPSDRDRAISVLRRAMELGVNHIDTAAFYFSPLRSANELINTALAPYPEDLVITTKVGPGKDLAGEWLPLARPEQLRGQVEENLRQLGRDHLDVVNLRVHGPESIAERFGALAELRAAGLIRHLGISNVRAHHLAEAQAIAPVVCVQNQYGLGAPARQDDLLRLCGAQGVAFVPFFAIAGAGKESGAGGAEDTEVVAIATARGVSTAQVRLAWTLQLGPHVLAIPGTGNPEHLAANIAAGSLRLTDDELARLAAVHQGSG, translated from the coding sequence ATGACCTCGGAGACGATCACCGCCGCGGACGCGGGCAGTTGGACGCTGGGCGACCGGACCGTGCACCGCCTCGGCTTCGGCGCGATGCGCCTGACGCACCAGGCCGACGGCTCCCCCAGTGACCGGGACCGGGCGATCTCGGTGCTGCGGCGCGCGATGGAGCTGGGCGTGAACCACATCGACACCGCCGCCTTCTACTTCTCCCCGCTGCGCTCGGCCAACGAGCTGATCAACACCGCGCTGGCGCCCTACCCGGAGGACCTGGTGATCACCACCAAGGTGGGCCCCGGCAAGGACCTCGCCGGCGAGTGGCTGCCGCTGGCCCGGCCCGAGCAGCTGCGCGGCCAGGTCGAGGAGAACCTGCGGCAGCTCGGCCGCGATCACCTGGATGTGGTGAACCTGCGGGTGCACGGTCCGGAGTCGATCGCCGAGCGCTTCGGCGCGCTGGCCGAGTTGCGCGCGGCCGGGCTGATCCGGCACCTGGGCATCTCCAACGTGCGCGCGCACCACCTGGCCGAGGCCCAGGCCATCGCGCCGGTGGTGTGTGTGCAGAACCAGTACGGGCTCGGCGCGCCCGCGCGGCAGGACGATCTCCTGCGCCTGTGCGGCGCGCAGGGTGTGGCGTTCGTGCCGTTCTTCGCCATCGCCGGCGCGGGCAAGGAGTCCGGCGCGGGCGGGGCGGAGGACACCGAGGTGGTGGCCATCGCCACCGCGCGCGGGGTGAGCACGGCCCAGGTGCGGCTGGCCTGGACGCTGCAGCTGGGCCCGCACGTGCTGGCGATCCCCGGCACCGGCAACCCGGAGCACCTGGCGGCCAACATCGCGGCCGGGTCGCTGCGGCTCACCGATGACGAACTGGCCCGGCTGGCCGCGGTGCACCAGGGTTCCGGATGA